A genome region from Candidatus Binatia bacterium includes the following:
- a CDS encoding aldehyde dehydrogenase family protein, whose amino-acid sequence MHMFDKILIDGRWVLPHGSGSFDVVNPTTEQVCGRIPRADLQDVDAAVAAARAALLAWKLTPAAERGRCLAAIADEMDARAAELGDVIVEELGSPAAMTAQYMVGFPASTIRFYAKLLIDGGFEFEQRIGNSVVVREPKGVVAAITPWNYPIHQITAKVGPALAAGCTVVVKPSCEVALSCFLFAEIAGHHLPHGVFNFLSGKGSEIGEAMAGHPMIDMVSLTGSTDVGRRIMAVAAKTIKDVSLELGGKAANVILDDADPSVIRAGVFHAYTNAGQTCAAWTRMLVPRSMHEEACRIAKDVAENVIIAGDPRVAPAPGTTRMGPQVSRHQYDSVREYIRRGIEEGATLVAGGLDRPEGLDRGFFVRPTVFGNVRPDMTIAQEEIFGPVLTILPYDDEEDAIRIANGTIFGLGGAIWSGNVDRAMRVGRRIDTGGIDINGGTFNTIAPFRGIKQSGIGCELGTFGLEEYLTTKSFQLPEGGRIAAYLEGRFESRTPPGTAA is encoded by the coding sequence ATGCACATGTTCGACAAGATCCTGATCGACGGACGGTGGGTCCTGCCCCACGGCAGCGGAAGCTTCGACGTGGTCAACCCGACCACCGAGCAGGTCTGCGGGCGCATCCCCCGGGCCGACCTGCAGGACGTCGACGCGGCCGTGGCTGCCGCCCGCGCGGCGCTGCTCGCCTGGAAGCTCACGCCTGCGGCCGAGCGCGGCCGCTGCCTTGCGGCGATCGCCGACGAAATGGACGCTCGCGCTGCCGAGCTCGGAGACGTCATCGTCGAGGAGCTGGGCTCGCCGGCAGCGATGACCGCCCAGTACATGGTCGGATTTCCGGCTTCGACGATCCGATTCTACGCAAAGCTGCTCATCGACGGCGGTTTCGAGTTCGAGCAGCGCATCGGCAACTCGGTGGTCGTGCGCGAGCCGAAAGGCGTCGTTGCGGCGATTACGCCGTGGAACTACCCGATCCATCAGATCACGGCGAAGGTGGGCCCGGCGCTGGCGGCCGGCTGCACCGTCGTCGTCAAGCCGAGCTGCGAAGTGGCGCTCAGCTGTTTCCTGTTCGCGGAAATCGCCGGGCATCACCTGCCGCATGGCGTGTTCAACTTCCTTTCGGGAAAGGGCAGCGAGATCGGCGAAGCGATGGCGGGCCATCCGATGATCGACATGGTCTCGCTCACCGGAAGCACGGACGTCGGCCGGCGAATCATGGCCGTCGCTGCGAAGACCATCAAGGACGTATCGCTGGAGCTCGGTGGCAAGGCCGCCAACGTGATTCTCGACGACGCCGATCCGTCGGTGATCCGCGCCGGCGTTTTCCACGCCTACACGAACGCCGGCCAGACGTGCGCCGCGTGGACACGGATGCTGGTGCCGCGCTCGATGCACGAGGAGGCCTGCCGCATCGCGAAAGACGTCGCCGAGAACGTGATCATCGCCGGTGACCCTCGCGTCGCGCCCGCTCCGGGTACCACCCGGATGGGGCCACAGGTGAGCCGCCACCAGTACGACAGCGTCCGCGAGTACATCCGGCGCGGCATCGAAGAGGGCGCGACGCTGGTGGCCGGCGGGCTGGATCGTCCCGAAGGGCTGGACCGGGGATTCTTCGTGCGCCCGACGGTGTTCGGCAACGTCCGGCCCGACATGACCATTGCCCAGGAGGAGATCTTCGGTCCGGTGCTGACGATCCTGCCGTACGACGACGAAGAAGACGCCATCCGTATCGCCAACGGAACGATCTTCGGGCTGGGCGGCGCGATCTGGTCCGGCAATGTGGACAGGGCCATGCGCGTCGGCCGCCGAATCGACACCGGCGGCATCGACATCAACGGGGGCACCTTCAATACGATTGCGCCTTTCCGCGGCATCAAGCAGTCCGGAATCGGATGTGAGCTGGGTACCTTTGGCCTCGAGGAGTACCTGACGACCAAGTCCTTCCAGCTTCCGGAGGGCGGCAGGATCGCGGCGTACCTCGAGGGCCGCTTCGAGAGCCGGACTCCGCCCGGAACCGCCGCCTGA
- a CDS encoding lysyl oxidase family protein, which yields MAAPLVAAGAAPALALPDLVPEISDIRVDVRDVLKGDVTEGCAEGQYAQRLVDFSLLTRNIGPDDLILGNPGCPNCTLNPGAPCINPLFVCGTAHGHAHFDSFAKTEILDSTGTVVATGHKYGFCLLDLECTDPHYSCSYQGITSGCADVYSAGLPCQYVDITDENLADGVYTLRVTIDPDNVIQEADETNNVVEAQFTVGETPRVCPLYSATDVPQDIPDLGSVQSSIHVPDLGPVSSVRVRMNGTHTYVSDLDATLTSPATTTRTLFSDKCGSDDNFDLYLGDDAVDPFICPATDASALRPPDQSMSAFDGEASGGDWTLKVADTAPNDTGVLDAWGVEVCAQCGNGALDPGEACDDGNQLDGDCCSADCHTAASDGTSCEDGNLCTTSETCSSGQCVPHADVQCDPCLICDQDRGCIVPDLIYPCQQPATGNSLIRIRHDDSDTDRDQVLWKWRSITPVELDEFGAPDIVTNISLCVYDGGKLLMSSTIPAAQACDGAPCWNREEHEAFFNDPSGQFGGLTAIKIKEGANGTIQLRGRGGGLGLTSLYPSLPTTVRMRRNDGTPCWEANFDSTLISSGTQFKARSR from the coding sequence TTGGCCGCGCCCCTCGTCGCGGCGGGCGCGGCACCTGCCCTTGCTCTGCCGGACCTCGTTCCGGAAATCTCGGATATCCGCGTCGATGTTCGCGACGTGCTGAAGGGCGACGTCACCGAAGGTTGCGCCGAGGGTCAATACGCGCAGCGCCTCGTCGATTTCTCGCTGCTCACCCGCAACATCGGCCCCGACGACCTCATTCTCGGCAACCCGGGATGCCCCAACTGCACCCTCAATCCCGGCGCGCCGTGCATCAACCCGCTGTTCGTCTGCGGCACGGCCCACGGCCACGCGCATTTCGATTCGTTCGCGAAGACGGAAATCCTCGATTCGACGGGCACCGTCGTCGCCACCGGTCACAAGTACGGCTTTTGCCTGCTCGACCTCGAGTGCACCGACCCTCACTACAGCTGCTCCTACCAGGGCATCACTTCCGGCTGCGCCGACGTCTACAGCGCGGGGCTGCCGTGCCAGTACGTCGACATCACCGATGAGAATCTTGCCGACGGTGTCTACACGCTGCGAGTGACGATCGATCCGGACAACGTCATCCAGGAGGCCGACGAGACGAACAACGTCGTGGAGGCGCAGTTCACCGTCGGCGAGACGCCGCGCGTCTGTCCTCTCTACTCGGCCACCGACGTTCCGCAGGACATTCCCGACCTCGGCTCCGTCCAGTCGAGCATCCATGTTCCGGACCTCGGACCCGTCTCGTCGGTGCGCGTGCGAATGAACGGCACGCACACGTACGTCAGCGATCTCGATGCGACGCTGACGAGTCCCGCCACCACGACGCGCACGCTGTTCTCGGACAAGTGCGGCAGCGACGATAACTTCGACCTCTACCTCGGCGATGACGCCGTCGACCCGTTCATTTGCCCTGCCACAGATGCTTCGGCGCTGAGGCCGCCCGACCAGAGCATGTCGGCGTTCGACGGCGAAGCCAGCGGCGGCGACTGGACTCTGAAAGTTGCTGATACCGCGCCCAACGACACCGGCGTGCTCGACGCGTGGGGCGTCGAAGTCTGTGCCCAGTGCGGCAACGGGGCGCTCGATCCGGGAGAGGCCTGCGACGACGGCAACCAGCTCGACGGCGACTGCTGCTCGGCCGATTGCCACACCGCGGCATCCGACGGCACGAGCTGTGAAGACGGCAATCTTTGCACCACGTCGGAGACCTGCTCGTCAGGCCAGTGCGTTCCGCACGCGGACGTGCAGTGCGACCCGTGCCTCATCTGCGACCAGGACCGCGGCTGCATCGTTCCCGATCTCATCTATCCGTGCCAGCAGCCGGCGACCGGCAATTCCCTGATCCGCATTCGCCACGACGATTCGGACACCGACCGTGACCAGGTCCTGTGGAAGTGGAGGAGCATCACACCGGTGGAGCTCGACGAGTTCGGAGCACCGGACATCGTCACGAACATCTCGCTCTGTGTCTACGACGGCGGCAAGCTGCTGATGAGCTCGACGATCCCCGCGGCGCAGGCCTGCGACGGAGCGCCTTGCTGGAACCGAGAGGAGCACGAGGCGTTTTTCAACGATCCCTCGGGTCAGTTCGGCGGCCTGACGGCCATCAAGATCAAGGAAGGAGCCAACGGCACGATCCAGCTTCGCGGCCGCGGCGGCGGGCTCGGCCTGACGTCGCTCTACCCTTCGCTGCCGACGACAGTACGCATGCGCCGCAACGACGGAACTCCGTGCTGGGAAGCCAACTTCGACTCGACGCTGATCAGTTCCGGCACCCAGTTCAAAGCCCGCAGCCGCTAG
- a CDS encoding glycosyl hydrolase family 8 produces MSTPRVISSAIAVVAAAAVWLSAAPSLADVNRPFGSHPMTYAAGSIRPNHVSQSALDQAVGAFYDQWKSVYLAEACGSGRYVVLTSVNSGNLTVSEGHGYGMMLLALMAGHDPDAQSLFDGMYIYFLEHPTETHTHLMAWNQNKMCSDFDGQDSATDGDLDVAFALLLADKQWGSCGRIDYRSEAGAVMADILDGEVDAAHSFTLLGDWVTPGSPPYDNSTRSSDFMVDHFASFATASGSAAWTHLRDSLYGIVSSLQTNYSPGVGLVPDFIVSPATAPAPSPPNFLEADTDGMYSYNACRVPWRLATDFVTNGDARAKTALDPINAFIRAKTGNDPTGITAGYKLGGDVIPNTDYSSQAFAAPFAAGAVVNSANQAWLNDAWDYVAGTPIGAEHYYENSLKLLSMIVMSGNWWAPEKVGAPTCTPADTALCTKPAFVTDASVSIQHLDRGAGGQMMTLRGSLVFAAGAPATLDAGAQILVEDTGSGDAAIFDLTAATTPVPGSGDAACNARDAWKTTSSKVQYGNRSGALGAPTCTPGSANGLSRIQYRKGSATDVPFQIRTKRSTIAAPVGPLRVTMVLGATSAAGDAGQCGVSDTLDCSVDTSSAYCQ; encoded by the coding sequence ATGTCCACGCCACGGGTCATCAGTTCAGCGATTGCCGTCGTCGCCGCGGCCGCGGTGTGGTTATCCGCCGCGCCGTCGCTTGCCGACGTCAATCGGCCTTTTGGCTCTCATCCGATGACGTACGCGGCAGGCAGCATCCGGCCGAACCACGTCTCGCAGTCGGCTCTCGACCAGGCGGTCGGCGCTTTCTACGACCAGTGGAAATCGGTCTACCTCGCCGAGGCCTGCGGCAGCGGCCGTTATGTCGTGCTGACCAGCGTCAACTCCGGCAACCTCACTGTTTCCGAAGGACACGGCTACGGAATGATGCTGCTCGCGCTGATGGCCGGCCACGACCCCGACGCCCAGTCGCTGTTCGACGGGATGTACATCTACTTCCTCGAGCATCCGACCGAGACGCACACGCACCTGATGGCGTGGAACCAGAACAAGATGTGCAGTGACTTCGACGGCCAGGACAGCGCGACCGACGGCGATCTGGACGTCGCCTTCGCGCTGCTTCTTGCCGACAAGCAGTGGGGCAGCTGCGGGCGGATCGACTACAGGAGCGAAGCCGGCGCGGTGATGGCCGACATCCTCGACGGTGAGGTCGACGCGGCGCACTCGTTCACGCTGCTCGGCGACTGGGTGACGCCGGGAAGCCCGCCCTACGACAATTCGACGCGCTCGTCGGATTTCATGGTGGACCACTTCGCATCGTTCGCGACCGCGAGCGGGTCGGCAGCGTGGACCCACCTTCGCGACAGCTTGTACGGCATCGTCTCGTCGCTCCAGACGAACTACAGCCCTGGCGTGGGCCTCGTGCCCGACTTCATCGTCAGCCCGGCGACTGCTCCTGCACCGTCGCCGCCGAATTTTCTCGAAGCCGACACCGACGGGATGTATTCGTACAACGCGTGCCGCGTTCCGTGGCGCCTGGCCACGGATTTCGTCACCAATGGCGATGCGCGTGCAAAGACGGCGCTCGATCCGATCAATGCTTTCATCCGGGCGAAGACCGGCAACGACCCGACGGGGATCACCGCGGGATACAAGCTGGGCGGCGACGTCATTCCCAACACCGACTACAGCTCGCAGGCCTTTGCCGCGCCGTTCGCGGCGGGTGCGGTCGTCAACTCGGCCAACCAGGCCTGGCTCAACGACGCGTGGGACTACGTGGCCGGCACGCCGATCGGTGCGGAGCACTACTACGAGAACAGTCTCAAGCTTCTGTCGATGATCGTGATGTCCGGCAATTGGTGGGCGCCGGAGAAAGTCGGGGCGCCGACGTGCACGCCCGCCGATACCGCGCTGTGCACGAAGCCGGCTTTCGTCACCGATGCTTCCGTATCGATCCAGCACCTGGACCGCGGCGCCGGCGGACAGATGATGACGCTGCGTGGAAGCCTCGTGTTTGCCGCCGGTGCTCCGGCGACTCTCGATGCCGGGGCGCAGATCCTCGTCGAGGACACCGGCTCAGGCGATGCAGCGATCTTCGACCTGACTGCCGCGACGACGCCGGTGCCCGGCAGCGGCGATGCGGCCTGCAACGCGCGCGATGCGTGGAAGACCACCTCGAGCAAGGTCCAGTACGGCAACCGCAGCGGAGCCCTCGGCGCGCCGACCTGCACGCCCGGCTCTGCCAACGGCTTGTCGCGGATCCAGTACCGCAAGGGGAGCGCGACCGACGTGCCGTTCCAGATCCGCACCAAGCGCTCGACCATCGCGGCGCCCGTGGGTCCGCTTCGCGTGACGATGGTGCTCGGCGCGACGTCGGCGGCCGGCGACGCCGGCCAGTGCGGAGTCAGCGACACGCTGGACTGCAGCGTCGATACCTCGAGCGCATACTGCCAGTAG
- a CDS encoding nitrile hydratase accessory protein: MSDLSLDFPGGDGRAAPPRSNGEFVFNAPWESRIFGVTISLHRAGLFEWDEFRRLLIEEIGEWESSGQDPSSWSYYHCWQEALERLLVEKRLLSAQEFAAHCDALARRPAGHDH, encoded by the coding sequence ATGAGCGACCTCTCGCTCGATTTTCCCGGTGGCGACGGCCGCGCAGCGCCGCCTCGCAGCAACGGCGAGTTCGTATTCAATGCTCCGTGGGAGAGCCGCATTTTCGGCGTCACGATCTCGCTCCATCGCGCAGGACTGTTCGAATGGGACGAATTCCGCCGGCTCCTCATCGAAGAGATCGGCGAGTGGGAGAGCAGCGGCCAGGATCCTTCGAGCTGGTCGTACTACCACTGCTGGCAGGAAGCGCTCGAACGGCTTCTCGTCGAAAAGCGGCTGCTCAGCGCCCAGGAGTTCGCAGCGCATTGCGACGCACTTGCCCGCCGTCCGGCCGGCCACGACCACTGA
- the nthA gene encoding nitrile hydratase subunit alpha produces the protein MSGHDHDHPDPSDIALRVEAIESLLTEKGLVDPAKVDEIIRYYEKDVGPLNGATVVARAWIDPQFKARLLQDASSAIAEMGYGGPEASHVVVVENGPGVHNVVVCTLCSCYPWALLGLPPSWYKSPAYRSRIVREPRKLLREMGLDLPESTEIRVWDSSAEVRYLVLPERPPGSESMNREQLATLVTRDAMIGTAAVQKTR, from the coding sequence ATGTCCGGCCACGACCACGATCATCCCGACCCCTCCGACATCGCGCTTCGCGTTGAAGCGATCGAATCGCTGTTGACGGAAAAAGGCCTCGTCGATCCCGCCAAGGTCGACGAGATCATCCGTTACTACGAAAAGGATGTCGGGCCGCTCAATGGTGCAACGGTGGTCGCAAGGGCCTGGATCGATCCTCAGTTCAAGGCGCGGCTGCTTCAGGATGCGAGCTCGGCGATCGCCGAAATGGGATACGGCGGACCGGAAGCTTCGCACGTCGTGGTCGTCGAGAATGGCCCAGGCGTGCACAACGTCGTCGTCTGTACGCTGTGCTCCTGTTACCCGTGGGCGCTGCTCGGCCTGCCGCCGAGCTGGTACAAGTCGCCGGCGTACCGGTCGCGAATCGTGCGCGAGCCGCGCAAGCTGCTGCGCGAAATGGGACTCGATCTTCCCGAAAGCACCGAGATCCGCGTCTGGGACAGCAGTGCCGAAGTACGCTATCTCGTTCTGCCCGAGCGTCCGCCCGGCAGCGAGTCGATGAACCGCGAACAGCTCGCGACACTGGTGACGCGCGACGCGATGATCGGCACTGCCGCCGTGCAGAAAACCAGATGA
- the nthB gene encoding nitrile hydratase subunit beta: protein MNGIHDMGGMHGFGKVEVERDEPVFHERWEARVFAVVQSLGGGNIDAGRHSIERLDPVAYLRNGYFGRWLAALERGLIGAGVVTEPEIEQRMNAVVPAESHASPTSGWKPETPTYVRSIERRPKFEAGQAVVTRNHQPAGHTRLPGYGRCRRGVIAHVHPAMVYPDDHAHHRGENPQYLYTVRFDAAELWGDAAEANTVVHIDLFEPYLEERG, encoded by the coding sequence ATGAACGGCATTCACGACATGGGTGGCATGCACGGCTTCGGAAAAGTCGAAGTCGAACGCGACGAGCCGGTCTTCCACGAACGCTGGGAGGCACGGGTGTTCGCAGTCGTCCAGAGCCTGGGCGGCGGCAACATCGATGCCGGGCGCCATTCGATCGAGCGTCTCGATCCGGTCGCGTATCTGCGCAACGGGTATTTCGGACGATGGCTTGCGGCGCTCGAGCGAGGGCTGATCGGCGCCGGAGTCGTGACGGAGCCCGAGATCGAACAGCGAATGAATGCCGTTGTGCCTGCGGAAAGCCACGCGAGTCCGACGAGCGGCTGGAAGCCGGAGACGCCAACCTACGTCCGCAGCATCGAGCGCCGGCCGAAGTTCGAGGCCGGGCAGGCCGTCGTCACGCGAAACCATCAGCCTGCCGGCCACACGCGGCTGCCCGGCTACGGGCGCTGCCGGCGCGGAGTCATCGCCCACGTGCATCCGGCGATGGTCTACCCCGACGATCACGCGCATCACCGCGGCGAAAACCCTCAATACCTCTACACAGTGCGTTTCGATGCCGCCGAGCTTTGGGGCGATGCGGCCGAGGCGAACACGGTCGTGCACATCGACCTGTTCGAACCGTATCTCGAAGAAAGGGGCTGA
- a CDS encoding alpha/beta fold hydrolase, which produces MTPRIQYVTTTDGVRIAFSAFGEGDGVPLVVLRPAMLSHVEAEWRLGRELYDAGAMQQLARNRRVVRLDLRRSGLSDRDVVDCSLDARMRDITTVVDRLGLERFAIDATSQVGLLAIAFSARYPDRVSHLVLTDSWVRGHGDWDSPRLKALVELMKIDWQLGTDAMMLMRFGWTKDATEAGMHFRACQRQEDFLAMVEAETGIDLTPLLPEISAPALVCSWVSSSHIIRADLARDLMAGLRDARLVSVRSSDDSIRAVEEFLGGTVHAPVAAPILEAAAGAFRTVVFTDVAGHTAMMQRLGDERGREVLRFYDGMTRDALRAHGGKDRGHPRCQDRGSGGRRPGARRRRRATAGCRQGFSVCRTGSAGTGRLQGVGPHVGVPLVAGVRRLA; this is translated from the coding sequence GTGACCCCGAGAATCCAGTACGTCACGACAACCGATGGCGTTCGCATCGCATTTTCCGCGTTCGGGGAAGGTGACGGCGTTCCTCTCGTCGTGCTCCGACCGGCGATGCTCAGCCACGTCGAGGCCGAGTGGCGGCTCGGCCGCGAGCTATACGACGCGGGAGCGATGCAACAGTTGGCGCGCAACCGGCGGGTGGTTCGGCTCGACCTGCGACGCAGCGGGCTGTCTGACCGTGATGTGGTGGATTGTTCGCTCGACGCCCGCATGCGCGACATCACGACGGTAGTTGATCGTCTGGGGCTGGAGCGTTTCGCCATCGACGCTACCTCGCAGGTTGGACTTCTGGCCATCGCATTCTCGGCTCGCTATCCCGACCGTGTGTCGCACCTCGTGCTGACGGATAGCTGGGTTCGTGGTCACGGAGACTGGGACTCCCCGCGTCTGAAGGCCCTGGTCGAGCTCATGAAGATCGACTGGCAACTCGGAACGGATGCGATGATGCTGATGAGATTCGGCTGGACGAAAGATGCAACGGAGGCCGGGATGCACTTTCGCGCTTGCCAGCGTCAGGAGGACTTCCTCGCCATGGTGGAGGCAGAAACGGGGATCGATTTGACTCCGCTTCTCCCCGAAATCTCTGCTCCTGCGCTCGTCTGCTCATGGGTAAGCTCTTCCCACATCATCCGCGCCGACCTCGCGCGGGATCTGATGGCGGGCCTGCGCGATGCTCGACTCGTCTCGGTTCGCAGCAGTGACGACAGCATCCGCGCCGTGGAGGAGTTCCTCGGCGGAACCGTCCACGCTCCGGTCGCTGCGCCGATCCTCGAGGCCGCTGCCGGTGCTTTTCGCACCGTGGTCTTTACCGACGTTGCCGGTCATACCGCGATGATGCAGCGACTCGGCGATGAACGTGGTCGTGAAGTCCTGCGTTTCTACGACGGGATGACGCGGGACGCGCTCCGGGCTCACGGCGGCAAGGACCGCGGTCATCCTCGCTGCCAGGATCGCGGATCAGGCGGCAGGAGGCCAGGTGCTCGTCGCCGACGTCGTGCGACAGCTGGTTGCCGGCAAGGATTTTCTGTTTGCCGAACTGGGTCAGCCGGTACTGGCCGGCTTCAAGGAGTCGGTCCGCATGTGGGAGTTCCTCTGGTAGCCGGAGTCAGGCGGCTGGCGTAG
- a CDS encoding type II toxin-antitoxin system HicA family toxin: protein MKRRDLLRHLQSHGCELVREGARHSWWHNRITGKRSSIPRHNEIGNALAKKICRDLGVSEPEQF, encoded by the coding sequence ATGAAGCGCCGCGATCTGCTGCGGCATCTGCAGTCGCACGGCTGCGAGCTCGTGCGAGAGGGCGCAAGGCATTCGTGGTGGCACAATCGGATTACGGGCAAGCGAAGCTCGATTCCGCGTCACAATGAAATCGGGAACGCACTCGCGAAGAAGATCTGCCGCGACCTCGGTGTCTCAGAGCCGGAGCAGTTCTAA
- a CDS encoding type II toxin-antitoxin system HicB family antitoxin, with translation MAHTYTAVVKQDAGWWIGWIEEVPGVNCQEATREELLESLRVTLAEAIEFNRDEARNAAGIGYEELPIAV, from the coding sequence ATGGCGCATACCTATACCGCGGTAGTAAAGCAGGACGCCGGATGGTGGATCGGCTGGATCGAAGAGGTTCCAGGCGTCAACTGTCAGGAGGCGACGCGTGAAGAGTTATTGGAAAGCTTACGAGTCACTCTCGCGGAAGCCATCGAATTTAACCGGGACGAAGCTCGCAACGCTGCCGGAATCGGATACGAAGAGCTGCCTATCGCGGTATGA
- a CDS encoding type II toxin-antitoxin system HicA family toxin, with the protein MSPRLPAVTARELLAILRRHGFESVRQSGSHLVLRHADGRRTTVPVHSGKTLGRGLLRQILRDTGLTADVLTS; encoded by the coding sequence ATGAGCCCGCGCCTCCCTGCCGTCACGGCCAGGGAACTACTTGCCATCCTTCGTCGCCACGGTTTCGAGTCCGTTCGGCAGAGTGGTAGCCACCTGGTTCTTCGGCATGCGGACGGACGTCGGACTACCGTGCCGGTCCACTCTGGCAAGACGCTGGGTCGTGGACTACTCCGTCAGATTCTACGCGATACAGGTCTGACGGCTGACGTCCTGACGTCCTGA
- a CDS encoding type II toxin-antitoxin system HicB family antitoxin, with protein sequence MTEYEFTVVIERDEDGRYLAICPGLQGCYTEGETEEEARALIADAIRLHVQDRIETGEPIYDEVGATKVRVAV encoded by the coding sequence ATGACCGAGTACGAATTCACCGTCGTGATCGAGCGCGATGAGGATGGCCGATACCTTGCCATCTGCCCCGGCCTTCAGGGCTGCTACACGGAAGGGGAGACGGAGGAGGAAGCCCGCGCGTTGATCGCCGATGCGATTCGGCTGCACGTGCAGGACCGCATCGAGACAGGTGAGCCTATCTACGATGAGGTTGGTGCGACAAAGGTCCGAGTCGCGGTATGA
- a CDS encoding acyl-CoA dehydrogenase family protein — protein sequence MERLPFTEEQTMFRQSAREFFKREIGPHKETWREAGIVDRDAYRKAGGAGLLCMWVPEEYGGLGLSDFRYEQILIEENAWHGDPCFFNTLHSRLVAPYIGNFGTDEQKARFLPRFISGESILAIAMTEPDAGSDLAGMRSTAVRDGDDWILNGQKTYISNGILSDVVIVAAKTDPNATHAMGLFLVERGMPGFVRGRNLEKMGLKAQDTAELFFENVRIPEANVLGPAEGGFFMLMQGLAEERLIAAVGNVVGCQMAMHVTKEFVSQRKVFGKPLGKFQNTRFKLAELDAEIDIAQAYVDRAVQVHNEGKLTSEDAARIKLFSSELAGRTVDVCLQLHGGAGYMDEYPICRMYQDERINRILAGSSEIMKEIIARQILGR from the coding sequence ATGGAGAGACTTCCGTTTACCGAAGAGCAGACGATGTTCCGCCAGTCGGCTCGCGAATTCTTCAAGCGCGAGATCGGCCCGCACAAGGAGACCTGGCGCGAGGCCGGCATCGTTGACCGCGACGCTTACCGCAAGGCCGGCGGCGCGGGCCTGCTGTGCATGTGGGTTCCGGAAGAGTACGGCGGGCTTGGGCTGTCGGACTTCCGCTACGAGCAGATTCTCATCGAGGAGAACGCCTGGCACGGCGATCCCTGCTTCTTCAACACGCTGCACAGCCGCCTCGTGGCGCCGTACATCGGCAACTTCGGCACCGATGAGCAGAAGGCGCGTTTTCTCCCGCGCTTCATCTCCGGAGAGTCGATCCTCGCGATCGCGATGACCGAGCCCGATGCGGGCAGCGATCTCGCGGGCATGCGTTCGACGGCGGTGCGCGACGGGGACGACTGGATCCTCAACGGGCAGAAGACCTACATCTCCAACGGCATCCTCTCGGACGTCGTGATCGTCGCGGCGAAAACCGATCCGAACGCGACGCACGCCATGGGCCTGTTCCTCGTCGAGCGCGGGATGCCCGGCTTCGTGCGCGGGCGTAACCTCGAGAAAATGGGCCTGAAGGCCCAGGACACCGCCGAGCTGTTCTTCGAGAACGTGCGCATTCCGGAGGCCAACGTGCTCGGGCCTGCCGAGGGCGGCTTCTTCATGCTGATGCAGGGCCTGGCCGAGGAGCGCCTGATTGCCGCAGTCGGCAACGTCGTCGGATGCCAGATGGCGATGCACGTGACCAAGGAGTTCGTTTCGCAGCGCAAGGTGTTCGGCAAGCCGCTCGGCAAGTTCCAGAACACGCGCTTCAAGCTGGCCGAGCTCGATGCCGAGATCGACATTGCGCAGGCCTACGTCGACCGCGCGGTGCAGGTGCACAACGAAGGCAAGCTGACGTCCGAGGACGCCGCACGCATCAAACTCTTCTCCAGCGAGCTCGCCGGCCGCACGGTGGACGTCTGCCTGCAACTGCACGGCGGGGCAGGGTACATGGACGAATACCCGATCTGCCGCATGTACCAGGACGAGAGGATCAACCGCATCCTGGCCGGATCGTCGGAGATCATGAAGGAGATCATCGCGAGGCAGATTCTCGGGCGGTGA